From the Halalkalicoccus sp. CGA53 genome, one window contains:
- a CDS encoding VOC family protein, with protein MTHAFSWVELPSVDFDRAIEFYSTVLDRGIDVHEPELDEANNGRAGMFHSREEADEMTVSGMIVETNEYTAESGATIAYTPSDDGVVVYLTVDGDLDDALSRVESTGGEVVLPKESIPDHGGHYAIIKDTEGNRVGLVSGG; from the coding sequence ATGACACACGCATTCAGCTGGGTCGAACTCCCGAGCGTCGACTTCGACAGAGCGATCGAGTTCTATTCGACCGTCCTCGATCGCGGTATCGACGTACACGAACCCGAACTCGACGAAGCGAACAACGGGAGAGCGGGCATGTTCCACTCCCGCGAGGAGGCCGACGAGATGACGGTCAGTGGAATGATCGTCGAAACGAACGAGTATACGGCCGAGAGTGGAGCGACGATCGCATACACCCCGTCGGACGACGGAGTGGTGGTCTATCTGACCGTCGACGGTGATCTAGACGACGCGCTCTCGCGAGTCGAATCGACCGGCGGTGAAGTCGTTCTCCCGAAAGAGTCGATCCCGGACCACGGCGGCCACTACGCGATAATCAAAGATACCGAAGGAAACCGAGTCGGACTGGTCTCCGGAGGATAG
- a CDS encoding APC family permease — protein sequence MSKTTHSGLSKTLSSKEVLILSFGAMIGWGWIILTGEWINEGGPLGAIVAFLIGGVVVGVVALLYSELASAMPLVGGEHVYSLRALGPLGSFVCTWAIIFGYVTVAAFEAVALPSAMSYIVPGFDSIELWSIAGEPVYGTWIFVGVLGTVGVTYLNYIGIRPAAQFQIIMTIVIAFAGVVLIAGAVAGGQPSPDPSFGIGTAGIFAVILMVPFMFVGFDVIPQSAEEADVPPRRLGMLIVFSVVLAALFYMAVIWGASRALPGSELVESPLPAAEAMAALYDSQMIGQLMAFAGIAGILTSWNAFVIGGSRALFALSESGMLPASLSKVHPKYNTPSNAIVLVGGLSVLAPLFGEQMLTWVVNAGGFGIVVAWFLVAVSFLVLRYREPGMDRPYRVPGGYIVGAIGLTMTAIFVFLYLPWGESALLWPYEWVIVIGWCVLGVVLFMLSGGSTARATEDLAEKLQSLEND from the coding sequence ATGTCGAAAACAACACACAGTGGGCTCTCGAAGACGTTATCTTCCAAAGAAGTACTGATACTTTCCTTCGGAGCGATGATCGGATGGGGTTGGATCATTCTGACGGGGGAGTGGATCAACGAGGGAGGTCCCTTAGGAGCGATCGTAGCGTTCCTGATCGGAGGAGTCGTCGTCGGGGTCGTTGCCCTACTCTATAGCGAACTCGCCTCAGCCATGCCGTTGGTCGGTGGAGAACACGTTTACAGCCTTCGTGCTCTCGGTCCGCTTGGGTCATTCGTGTGTACGTGGGCGATTATTTTCGGCTACGTTACCGTCGCCGCTTTCGAAGCAGTAGCTCTCCCTTCTGCGATGTCGTATATCGTTCCAGGCTTTGATTCGATCGAACTGTGGTCTATCGCAGGCGAACCCGTCTACGGAACGTGGATATTCGTCGGCGTACTCGGAACTGTTGGTGTTACATATCTGAACTACATCGGGATTCGACCTGCGGCACAGTTTCAGATAATCATGACGATCGTGATCGCCTTTGCGGGAGTCGTTCTGATCGCCGGCGCAGTAGCCGGTGGACAACCCTCTCCGGACCCCTCATTCGGGATCGGTACTGCAGGTATCTTCGCTGTCATCCTCATGGTACCGTTCATGTTCGTCGGGTTTGACGTCATACCACAATCGGCGGAAGAAGCCGACGTCCCGCCTCGAAGACTGGGGATGTTGATCGTCTTCTCAGTCGTTCTCGCTGCACTGTTCTACATGGCTGTTATCTGGGGAGCTAGCCGTGCACTTCCCGGAAGCGAACTCGTCGAGAGTCCGTTGCCCGCTGCTGAGGCGATGGCAGCCCTCTATGACAGTCAAATGATTGGCCAACTCATGGCGTTCGCTGGGATCGCAGGGATTCTGACGAGCTGGAACGCGTTCGTTATCGGTGGAAGCCGGGCTCTCTTCGCCCTTTCCGAGTCCGGTATGCTTCCTGCCTCACTTTCCAAAGTTCATCCGAAATACAACACACCGAGTAACGCGATTGTTCTCGTCGGAGGGCTCTCCGTGCTCGCGCCTCTCTTCGGAGAGCAGATGCTCACATGGGTCGTGAACGCTGGCGGGTTTGGAATCGTCGTTGCGTGGTTTCTAGTCGCTGTGTCGTTTCTCGTCCTCCGGTACCGCGAGCCAGGGATGGACCGGCCGTACAGAGTTCCAGGAGGGTATATCGTTGGCGCAATCGGATTGACTATGACTGCTATTTTCGTCTTTCTCTATCTACCGTGGGGCGAGTCAGCCTTGCTGTGGCCGTATGAATGGGTGATCGTCATAGGCTGGTGTGTGCTTGGCGTGGTACTGTTCATGCTATCTGGAGGATCGACAGCGAGAGCAACTGAAGACCTCGCAGAAAAACTCCAGTCCCTGGAAAACGACTGA
- a CDS encoding M14 family zinc carboxypeptidase has translation MGAIVGGGALGTNVVSADEPWPREETGRFLTHGEVQDFLDGLDRRARRSFELEDIGESLEGRELTVARVGSGETDVFFTAEQHGNEPTGTNAILAELRELATSGTPFARNVTDALTVHVLPMHNPDGAMRNQRANADGVDPNRQHHYEVGADDNPSPETQAMIDYVVPLEPLWVSDLHTQSGMYHDEKEVPGDMHHSSNFWPIASEADPDAVELSQRLNVSMWDHAQGKANAQLSVYPGGTGTNIARNAYGVRGFGSILNEMTGQTWDRGERMEGQMIRIMRNENRGILEDTADGSLFERDPDRVDEIPPRGDRGDWPWWGGESTTE, from the coding sequence ATGGGCGCGATCGTAGGCGGTGGAGCGCTCGGAACAAACGTCGTGAGCGCGGATGAGCCGTGGCCACGCGAGGAGACAGGGCGGTTCCTGACCCACGGAGAGGTCCAAGATTTCTTGGACGGCCTTGACCGACGAGCGCGACGGAGTTTCGAACTAGAAGACATCGGCGAGAGCCTCGAAGGGCGCGAGCTTACCGTGGCCCGCGTCGGTAGCGGTGAGACGGATGTCTTCTTCACAGCCGAGCAACACGGAAACGAACCAACGGGCACGAACGCGATCCTCGCAGAACTCCGAGAACTCGCGACGTCGGGAACTCCCTTCGCGAGGAACGTAACGGATGCACTGACGGTTCATGTCCTGCCGATGCACAACCCTGATGGGGCAATGCGTAATCAGCGGGCCAACGCCGACGGCGTCGACCCCAACCGCCAACACCACTACGAGGTCGGTGCAGACGACAACCCATCGCCCGAAACTCAAGCGATGATCGATTACGTTGTCCCCCTGGAGCCACTATGGGTCTCAGACCTGCATACCCAGAGCGGGATGTACCACGACGAGAAGGAGGTACCGGGCGATATGCATCACTCGTCGAACTTCTGGCCGATCGCATCTGAGGCGGACCCCGATGCGGTTGAACTCTCCCAGCGACTCAACGTCTCGATGTGGGACCACGCGCAGGGAAAGGCCAATGCCCAACTGTCGGTCTACCCGGGTGGGACTGGGACGAATATCGCGCGAAACGCATACGGCGTTCGTGGTTTCGGCAGCATCCTGAACGAGATGACAGGACAAACGTGGGACCGCGGCGAACGTATGGAGGGGCAAATGATCCGGATCATGCGTAACGAAAACCGAGGAATCCTTGAAGACACCGCGGACGGCTCGCTCTTTGAGCGCGATCCCGATCGAGTCGACGAAATTCCGCCACGCGGCGACCGCGGCGATTGGCCGTGGTGGGGCGGCGAGTCCACGACGGAGTAA